A region of Osmerus eperlanus chromosome 9, fOsmEpe2.1, whole genome shotgun sequence DNA encodes the following proteins:
- the slc66a3 gene encoding solute carrier family 66 member 3 isoform X1 gives MESNMLLDIANFSTLFVCMVLKFPQIFVLIRAKSTKGISLNSLILELTGFIVFVSYQMYYNYPPPTYLEYPILIAQDVILLLLILHYNGSLKQSVLYAAVFVGGWHLLTLQKWIIDLAMSLCTFISAGSKFAQLQCLWQSKDSGQVSALSWAMATYTCAARIFTTTVTTGDMQVLVRFVVMTLLNTWVLATVLYYRKSAKKQD, from the exons ATGGAATCAAATATGCTGCTTGACATTGCTAACTTCAGCacgttgtttgtgtgcatggtgCTAAAGTTTCCGCAAATATTTGTTTTGATACGAGCGAAATCGACGAAAGGAATCAGTTTAAACAGTCTTATTCTGGAGTTAACGGG ATTTATAGTGTTTGTGTCTTACCAGATGTATTATAACTACCCACCACCAACTTACCTGGAGTACCCGATTCTCATTGCTCAAG ATGTCATCCTCCTGCTGTTGATCCTCCACTACAACGGCAGCCTGAAACAGAGTGTGCTGTACGCAGCTGT GTTTGTGGGGGGCTGGCACCTACTTACTCTGCAGAAGTGGATTATTGACCTGGCTATG AGCCTATGCACATTTATCAGTGCTGGCAGCAAGTTTGCCCAGCTGCAGTGCCTGTGGCAGTCCAAAGACTCTGGGCAAGTGAGCGCCCTCTCCTGGGCAATGGCTACCTACACATGTGCAG CGAGGATTTTCACCACAACTGTAACAACTGGAGACATGCAGG TTCTGGTGAGATTCGTTGTGATGACGTTGCTGAACACCTGGGTTCTGGCTACGGTGTTGTACTACAGGAAGAGTGCCAAGAAGCAGGACTGA
- the c9h2orf50 gene encoding uncharacterized protein C2orf50 homolog, whose product MDMKKRATSAGYRLPDPRNVTQSSLVSMGPSKIHNTGASKDSNPETRDPVKQDQVWREFVHAEMKGAKEWQKNWSFLKNYDQLGELRSETPLPSHVSLYSDHLPHTANQMLGSRLYTQLGMELVRMDKLLLLSRNHHKCKQSLDLLSC is encoded by the exons ATGGATATGAAAAAACGTGCAACTTCGGCAGGCTACCGTTTACCGGATCCCAGAAATGTGACACAGTCATCGTTGGTGTCTATGGGTCCAAGTAAAATACACAACACAGGTGCCAGCAAGGATTCGAATCCCGAAACCCGTGACCCAGTAAAGCAGGATCAAGTGTGGCGGGAATTCGTGCACGCCGAAATGAAAGGAGCGAAGGAGTG GCAGAAGAATTGGAGTTTTCTCAAAAACTATGACCAGTTG GGTGAACTCCGATCAGAGACCCCATTACCAAGCCACGTGTCACTTTACTCTGACCACCTCCCCCACACCGCTAACCAAATGTTGGGAAGTCGCCTCTACACCCAGCTGGGTATGGAGCTGGTGAGGATGGATAAGTTGCTACTTCTGAGCAGAAACCATCACAAGTGCAAGCAAAGCCTGGATCTGCTGTCTTGTTAA
- the slc66a3 gene encoding solute carrier family 66 member 3 isoform X2, translating to MSGTWSGTRFIVFVSYQMYYNYPPPTYLEYPILIAQDVILLLLILHYNGSLKQSVLYAAVFVGGWHLLTLQKWIIDLAMSLCTFISAGSKFAQLQCLWQSKDSGQVSALSWAMATYTCAARIFTTTVTTGDMQVLVRFVVMTLLNTWVLATVLYYRKSAKKQD from the exons ATGTCTGGAACATGGTCTGGAACTAG ATTTATAGTGTTTGTGTCTTACCAGATGTATTATAACTACCCACCACCAACTTACCTGGAGTACCCGATTCTCATTGCTCAAG ATGTCATCCTCCTGCTGTTGATCCTCCACTACAACGGCAGCCTGAAACAGAGTGTGCTGTACGCAGCTGT GTTTGTGGGGGGCTGGCACCTACTTACTCTGCAGAAGTGGATTATTGACCTGGCTATG AGCCTATGCACATTTATCAGTGCTGGCAGCAAGTTTGCCCAGCTGCAGTGCCTGTGGCAGTCCAAAGACTCTGGGCAAGTGAGCGCCCTCTCCTGGGCAATGGCTACCTACACATGTGCAG CGAGGATTTTCACCACAACTGTAACAACTGGAGACATGCAGG TTCTGGTGAGATTCGTTGTGATGACGTTGCTGAACACCTGGGTTCTGGCTACGGTGTTGTACTACAGGAAGAGTGCCAAGAAGCAGGACTGA